Genomic DNA from Paucilactobacillus hokkaidonensis JCM 18461:
AGGTTAAAAAAGCTATCGAAGAAATCTTCGATGTTAAAGTAGTTAAAGTTAATATTATGAATGTTCGCGGTAAGTTAAAGCGTCAAGGACGTTACGTCGGTTATACAAAGAAGCGTCGTAAAGCAATTGTGTCTTTATCTGCCGATTCTAATGAAATTAAGTTATTCAATGAAGAATAATTAAATCTGGAATAGGAGGAAAGTAAAGTGGGAATTCGGAAATACAAACCAACCACTAACGGTCGTCGTAATATGACGGGCTCAGATTTTGAAGAGATTACTAAAACTACTCCTGAAAAATCATTGTTAGCTCCTAAGAAACGTACTGCTGGCCGTAATAGTTACGGACACATTACCGTTCGTCACCGTGGTGGTGGTACAAAGCGTCAATATCGTATTATTGATTTCAAACGAATCAAAGACGATGTGACTGCTACAGTTAAAGCAATCGAATATGATCCAAACAGAACAGCAAACATTGCTTTACTTGTTTATTCTGATGGAACTAAGTCATATATCATTGCGCCTAAGGGATTAACAGTTGGCATGCAGGTTGAATCAGGACCACAAGCTGATATCAAAGTCGGTAATGCATTACCATTAAATAACATTCCTGTTGGTACTATTATTCATAACATTGAATTGAAGCCTGGTAAGGGTGGACAAATTGCTCGTTCAGCTGGTGCGTCTGCTCAATTACTTGGTAAAGAAGGTAAGTACGTTTTAGTACGTCTAGCTTCAGGTGAAGTTCGAATGGTGTTATCTACTGGCCGCGCAACAATTGGTGCTGTTGGAAATGAACAACATGAATT
This window encodes:
- the rplW gene encoding 50S ribosomal protein L23; the encoded protein is MEARDIILRPVVTEATMATMDDKRYTFDVDVRATKTQVKKAIEEIFDVKVVKVNIMNVRGKLKRQGRYVGYTKKRRKAIVSLSADSNEIKLFNEE
- the rplB gene encoding 50S ribosomal protein L2 yields the protein MGIRKYKPTTNGRRNMTGSDFEEITKTTPEKSLLAPKKRTAGRNSYGHITVRHRGGGTKRQYRIIDFKRIKDDVTATVKAIEYDPNRTANIALLVYSDGTKSYIIAPKGLTVGMQVESGPQADIKVGNALPLNNIPVGTIIHNIELKPGKGGQIARSAGASAQLLGKEGKYVLVRLASGEVRMVLSTGRATIGAVGNEQHELINIGKAGRKRYSGQRPHVRGSVMNPNDHPHGGGEGKAPVGLPSPLSPWGKKTVGKKTRSHKARSNKLIVRDHKRGPHTR